One genomic window of Actinoplanes lobatus includes the following:
- a CDS encoding cupin domain-containing protein produces MSAPRRVVTGHTPDGVSVVVSDGPVPVSRELPADGVFFHEIWNTEGAPARIVAAEPDEPTARTLAVPPPPHGTKIRVNEFLPGHLDSRGLQSPVHRTASIDYGIVLEGEITLILDDSEVTLRAGDVVVQRGTDHAWANRGDVPARVVFVLVDGEFDEALMKTLPGGLSGLMHGGPRD; encoded by the coding sequence ATGAGCGCGCCGCGGCGGGTGGTCACCGGCCACACCCCGGACGGCGTGTCGGTGGTGGTGTCGGACGGGCCGGTTCCGGTCAGCCGGGAGCTGCCCGCCGACGGCGTGTTCTTCCACGAGATCTGGAACACCGAAGGCGCTCCGGCCCGGATCGTCGCGGCCGAACCGGACGAGCCGACCGCGCGGACCCTGGCCGTGCCGCCGCCCCCGCACGGCACGAAGATCCGCGTCAACGAGTTCCTGCCCGGCCATCTGGACTCGCGCGGCTTGCAGTCGCCGGTGCACCGGACCGCGTCGATCGACTACGGCATCGTCCTGGAAGGCGAGATCACGCTGATCCTCGACGACTCGGAGGTGACGCTGCGGGCCGGTGACGTGGTCGTGCAGCGCGGCACCGATCACGCTTGGGCCAACCGCGGCGACGTCCCGGCCCGGGTGGTGTTCGTCCTGGTCGACGGCGAATTCGACGAGGCCCTCATGAAAACCCTGCCAGGCGGCCTGAGCGGTCTGATGCACGGCGGTCCCCGCGACTGA